Proteins found in one Pseudobdellovibrionaceae bacterium genomic segment:
- the cueR gene encoding Cu(I)-responsive transcriptional regulator — translation MNIGEAAKASGINAKLIRHYESIGIIPKAGRSDAGYRVYSDTDVHILSFVRRARSLGFSMKEIKKLVGLWRNRSRASSAVKALAQAHVKALETKIKELESMRDTLRHLARNCHGDSRPDCPILKDLAGAE, via the coding sequence ATGAATATTGGAGAAGCGGCAAAAGCGTCAGGGATCAATGCCAAGCTTATACGCCATTACGAATCGATAGGAATTATCCCAAAGGCTGGTCGAAGCGACGCCGGGTACCGAGTGTACTCAGACACGGATGTTCACATTTTGTCGTTTGTCAGAAGAGCCCGAAGCCTGGGTTTTTCGATGAAAGAAATCAAAAAGCTTGTCGGTCTTTGGCGGAATCGCTCGCGGGCCAGTAGCGCGGTCAAAGCCCTCGCCCAAGCGCACGTCAAAGCACTTGAAACGAAAATCAAGGAGCTTGAATCGATGCGAGACACCTTGCGCCATTTAGCAAGGAATTGTCACGGCGATAGTCGGCCGGACTGCCCCATTTTAAAGGACTTGGCAGGAGCGGAATAA
- a CDS encoding winged helix-turn-helix transcriptional regulator, protein MHSINVEPTALLQAIADKTRLRILRILIGLPKEEGCLCDLTDSLQEPEYNVSRHLKVLRNAGLLSARKEGRWVYHKLSSEKAVKPFYRLVAELPDLDRTFSEDLKRFKDEIAKRSNDRCTKDGSDFERRTRRSTRQQSV, encoded by the coding sequence TGTTGAACCTACGGCGCTGCTTCAGGCGATTGCGGACAAAACGAGACTTCGGATTCTCAGAATTCTGATCGGTCTTCCAAAAGAAGAAGGCTGCCTATGTGATCTTACCGATAGCCTCCAGGAGCCCGAATACAACGTCTCAAGGCATCTCAAGGTTCTAAGGAACGCCGGCCTTTTGAGTGCTCGCAAGGAGGGTCGCTGGGTGTACCACAAGTTGAGTTCTGAAAAGGCCGTTAAGCCCTTCTACCGACTTGTTGCCGAGTTGCCAGATTTAGACCGCACATTCTCTGAAGATTTGAAGCGATTTAAGGACGAGATCGCTAAACGTAGCAACGACCGTTGCACAAAAGACGGATCTGATTTCGAGCGGCGGACGCGTCGCTCAACGCGCCAGCAATCAGTATGA
- a CDS encoding sigma-70 family RNA polymerase sigma factor has product MVFDESSSDEVLMQAYQNGDNRAFELLFQRHSSRVYGFLLNQLKDRAQADDVFQGTFLKLHKARRHYDPSFPFGPWLFTVCKSVLVDHFRRKGRNREDLREDLIAAAVDERTQEKSGPAVSLEGLPANQRVAIELRFGDELSFEAIAKKLETSPANVRQLVSRGIHKLRSLRAHKEHGDDDER; this is encoded by the coding sequence ATGGTCTTTGATGAAAGCTCTAGCGACGAGGTGCTGATGCAGGCTTATCAGAACGGTGATAACCGCGCTTTTGAGCTGCTTTTTCAGCGACATTCATCGCGCGTGTACGGCTTTCTCTTAAACCAATTGAAAGATCGGGCGCAGGCAGACGATGTTTTTCAAGGAACGTTCCTCAAGCTGCATAAAGCACGTCGGCATTATGATCCGTCATTCCCCTTTGGACCTTGGCTCTTTACGGTCTGCAAGAGCGTCCTGGTGGATCATTTTAGGCGGAAGGGACGAAATCGAGAAGATCTTCGCGAAGATCTCATTGCGGCGGCCGTCGACGAAAGAACCCAGGAGAAGAGTGGACCTGCTGTTTCTCTCGAAGGTCTTCCAGCCAATCAAAGGGTCGCGATCGAACTTAGATTCGGTGATGAGCTTTCATTTGAGGCAATCGCTAAGAAGCTCGAAACGTCGCCTGCGAATGTTCGCCAACTTGTGAGCCGTGGCATTCATAAACTTAGATCCCTTCGCGCGCATAAGGAGCATGGTGATGACGACGAAAGATAA
- a CDS encoding DUF305 domain-containing protein — protein sequence MSLLHFPIMYAVMFTMVWSMDEVIHNLNTAYMAGMMVAPMVFLMPLTMRMMYQNRRLNLVVYAGSLVLFLALFYFMREQTLIGDRQFARSMIPHHSGAILMCEKAKLQDAELKTLCEGIIRSQRSEVDQLNQILKRLDQ from the coding sequence ATGTCATTGCTGCATTTCCCCATCATGTACGCAGTCATGTTCACCATGGTGTGGTCAATGGATGAGGTCATCCACAACCTGAACACCGCTTACATGGCTGGCATGATGGTTGCCCCAATGGTTTTTCTCATGCCGCTGACGATGAGAATGATGTATCAGAATCGAAGATTGAATCTCGTTGTTTATGCGGGGTCGCTGGTTTTGTTTTTGGCTCTTTTCTACTTTATGCGTGAACAGACGCTTATCGGCGATCGGCAGTTTGCTCGCTCGATGATCCCGCACCATTCCGGCGCAATCCTGATGTGCGAGAAGGCGAAGCTTCAGGATGCAGAACTTAAAACTCTCTGTGAGGGGATTATCAGGAGCCAACGTAGCGAAGTGGATCAGTTAAATCAAATTTTGAAGAGATTGGACCAATAG
- a CDS encoding heavy-metal-associated domain-containing protein — protein MRKILIASLFVLLPAISQAKPIAVQVKGMVCAFCAQGIEKKFKALPEINKVMVSLESKKVELDTKEGKDMNDADINRIVTESGYEVVKIER, from the coding sequence ATGAGAAAAATCCTAATCGCTTCGTTGTTCGTTCTGCTTCCGGCTATCTCCCAAGCCAAACCCATTGCGGTTCAAGTGAAGGGAATGGTTTGTGCGTTCTGTGCCCAAGGCATCGAAAAAAAGTTTAAAGCGCTACCGGAAATTAACAAGGTCATGGTGAGCCTTGAGAGCAAAAAGGTCGAACTCGATACAAAAGAAGGCAAAGACATGAATGATGCGGATATCAACCGAATCGTAACCGAGTCTGGATATGAAGTCGTAAAGATCGAGCGATAA
- a CDS encoding TolC family protein, with protein MKRLILIFSLLLSSRSEAACPEPIKSGYEAYQCILEQSPSMQALRYRADEVQALSEKARQLPNPELDAGIEFSGEKKTEVSLLQPIELGGKRGARLERAQAETFLLSAKDVESQIEASSSALGSLIRLRQLKSESDLVKGSLSILERVNRKLKARPALSPEQKTALHLFSTFEKTLRFRQLTIENDYQKATSFIEAAIGRAITKNDRISVGSFKKWPTLNFDTLNGQTASLQVSLAELKLAESELKAAQSESWPDFRIGPSMEKQPERSETSWGVKLGVTLPLWNFNGGGRDLAKARLKSAEASIEALRRQQTSELGALQKQYAALTKVLSEIEPVSEVIDSVKGSERLFDRALISPASLIETYRSTFELVEEIHRNEIQAMLIWSAVENLKGTFPKDLP; from the coding sequence ATGAAAAGACTTATTCTTATTTTTTCCCTCCTTCTTTCTTCACGAAGCGAGGCGGCTTGCCCGGAGCCGATAAAATCGGGCTATGAAGCCTACCAATGCATTTTGGAACAAAGTCCAAGTATGCAAGCCCTGAGATACAGAGCTGACGAGGTACAAGCCCTTTCTGAGAAGGCAAGGCAGCTACCGAATCCTGAACTCGATGCGGGTATTGAATTTAGCGGCGAGAAGAAAACAGAAGTCAGTCTTTTACAGCCTATCGAACTTGGAGGTAAGCGCGGGGCGCGCCTGGAAAGGGCTCAGGCTGAAACCTTTCTACTCTCGGCCAAGGATGTCGAGAGTCAAATCGAAGCCTCCAGCTCGGCTCTAGGGTCGCTGATTCGGCTTCGCCAGCTTAAGTCCGAAAGTGATCTGGTGAAAGGCAGCCTTTCGATTCTTGAGCGAGTTAATCGGAAGCTGAAAGCTCGCCCAGCCCTGTCGCCTGAGCAGAAAACAGCGCTCCACTTGTTTTCTACCTTTGAGAAGACCTTAAGGTTTCGCCAGCTCACCATTGAAAATGATTACCAGAAGGCGACTTCATTTATTGAAGCCGCTATAGGTAGAGCAATCACGAAGAACGACCGCATTTCGGTTGGTAGCTTCAAGAAATGGCCTACCCTCAATTTCGATACGTTGAACGGACAAACCGCTTCGCTCCAGGTATCACTAGCCGAGCTGAAACTTGCAGAGTCGGAACTAAAGGCGGCTCAAAGTGAAAGTTGGCCTGATTTCAGAATTGGCCCCAGCATGGAGAAGCAGCCCGAGCGAAGTGAAACCTCCTGGGGGGTTAAACTTGGCGTTACGCTACCCCTTTGGAATTTTAATGGCGGCGGGCGTGACCTTGCGAAGGCGCGCCTGAAGTCTGCGGAAGCCTCCATTGAAGCATTGAGGCGGCAGCAGACAAGTGAGCTAGGCGCTTTGCAAAAGCAATATGCCGCCCTCACCAAAGTTCTCTCTGAAATCGAACCAGTTTCGGAAGTAATAGATTCGGTCAAAGGCAGTGAACGCCTCTTTGATCGCGCGTTGATCTCACCGGCTTCCCTGATTGAAACCTACCGTTCGACGTTCGAGCTTGTTGAGGAAATTCACCGCAACGAGATTCAGGCGATGTTGATTTGGTCGGCGGTTGAGAATCTCAAAGGGACATTTCCAAAGGATCTTCCATGA
- a CDS encoding copper-binding protein, with product MKSYILCALIGLAPHVSLAQDLNSADTYANAEQALPKVKGVVRRVDVSSQQITLKHEEIPNLNMPGMTMPFYVAEPAMLTQFKAGDRVLFSADDVNGGLTIMWIEKR from the coding sequence ATGAAATCATACATTTTGTGCGCACTGATCGGACTCGCACCCCATGTATCACTAGCTCAAGATTTAAATTCTGCCGACACCTATGCGAATGCGGAACAGGCGCTCCCAAAGGTGAAGGGAGTTGTCAGACGAGTCGACGTTTCAAGTCAGCAAATCACCCTTAAGCACGAGGAGATTCCAAACCTCAACATGCCCGGAATGACGATGCCGTTCTACGTGGCAGAACCAGCGATGCTGACGCAATTCAAAGCTGGAGATCGTGTATTGTTCTCAGCGGACGACGTAAACGGAGGATTGACGATTATGTGGATTGAAAAACGGTAG
- the cadA gene encoding cadmium-translocating P-type ATPase, protein MKHDHNQNHGQHHDHGQEHSCCSIKKSAEVSPSLVKDPVCGMMIDPKNAKGGSSTFEDETYFFCNPKCKTKFEAEPLKFLKKEDPAPVSAADKEKIYTCPMHPEVRQKGPGNCPICGMALEPEEVSLEDAENPELIDFTKRLKISAALSIPLFLLAMSDLIPGQPVQHAIPQWLYAGIQLILATPVVLWGGLPFFERGWASVKTRNLNMFTLIAIGTGVAYVYSVFATFFPGLFPESVRVHGGMIPLYYEAAAVITTLVLVGQVLELRARNQTGNAIRALLGLAPKTARKVKSDGTEEDIPLEHVHVGDRLRVRPGEKVPVDGRVVDGKSSVDESMITGEPIPVEKTEGQSVTGATVNGSGTFVMEATRVGADTLLSQIVKMVSQAQRSRAPIQKLADLVAAYFVPAVVAIAILTALVWLFAGPEPAMTYAILNSVAVLIIACPCALGLATPMSIMVGTGKGATHGVLIKNAEALEAMEKITTLIVDKTGTLTVGKPKLAVVKALPGYSDDEVLLLAASLEKVSEHPLAEAIVSGAKERGLALRDARDFESLTGRGLKGNVGRREILIGNKRLMSEFKIEAQELVRAAEDLQKTGHGAMLIAIDQKPAGVIAVKDPIKETTKQAISYFHSKKIEVIMLTGDSRYTAEAVAKEIGIDSFEAEVLPEQKNAVVSKLQAEGKRVAMAGDGINDAPALAQANVGIAMGTGTDVAMESASVTLVKGDLLGIVRAHRLSQETMKNIRQNLFFAFIYNVLGVPLAAGLLYPSFGILLSPMFASLAMSLSSVSVIGNALRLRRASLD, encoded by the coding sequence ATGAAACACGACCACAACCAAAACCACGGTCAGCACCATGACCACGGCCAAGAACATTCCTGCTGTTCAATAAAGAAGTCGGCGGAAGTCTCACCATCTCTGGTCAAGGACCCGGTATGTGGAATGATGATCGATCCAAAAAATGCCAAAGGCGGAAGCTCGACCTTCGAAGACGAAACCTATTTCTTTTGCAATCCGAAGTGCAAAACCAAGTTCGAAGCCGAGCCACTCAAGTTTCTAAAAAAAGAAGATCCGGCTCCGGTTTCAGCCGCAGACAAGGAAAAGATCTACACTTGCCCTATGCACCCTGAAGTTCGGCAAAAAGGTCCGGGCAATTGTCCTATCTGCGGGATGGCGCTTGAGCCAGAAGAAGTGAGTCTTGAAGACGCGGAGAATCCGGAACTCATCGACTTCACGAAGCGTCTAAAGATAAGTGCGGCTCTTTCGATTCCGCTTTTTCTGCTGGCAATGTCGGACCTCATCCCTGGTCAACCTGTGCAGCACGCGATCCCTCAATGGCTCTACGCGGGTATCCAGTTGATACTTGCAACACCCGTTGTCCTTTGGGGTGGACTTCCGTTTTTCGAGCGCGGCTGGGCTTCGGTCAAAACGCGCAATCTCAACATGTTTACGCTGATCGCGATCGGAACGGGTGTTGCGTACGTCTATAGCGTGTTTGCTACTTTTTTTCCGGGACTTTTTCCTGAGAGCGTGAGAGTCCACGGCGGGATGATCCCACTTTATTATGAGGCAGCGGCTGTCATCACGACGCTTGTTCTCGTAGGACAAGTTCTTGAGCTTCGCGCTCGCAATCAAACCGGGAACGCCATTCGAGCGCTTCTGGGCTTAGCCCCGAAAACCGCTCGGAAGGTAAAATCGGACGGAACGGAAGAAGACATTCCGCTCGAACATGTTCACGTTGGAGATCGCCTTCGTGTTCGGCCTGGAGAGAAGGTCCCCGTAGATGGACGCGTTGTTGACGGGAAAAGCTCTGTCGATGAATCCATGATCACAGGAGAACCAATTCCAGTTGAGAAAACCGAAGGTCAATCGGTCACCGGTGCAACTGTCAATGGTTCGGGCACGTTCGTTATGGAAGCGACGAGAGTTGGCGCTGACACGCTTCTTTCACAGATTGTAAAGATGGTTTCTCAGGCCCAAAGAAGCCGAGCGCCCATCCAAAAGCTAGCAGACCTAGTTGCGGCCTACTTTGTTCCTGCTGTCGTCGCCATCGCAATCTTGACTGCTCTTGTCTGGCTTTTCGCTGGTCCTGAGCCTGCGATGACTTACGCCATCTTGAATTCAGTTGCCGTTCTTATCATCGCGTGCCCGTGCGCTTTGGGGCTTGCGACGCCAATGTCGATCATGGTCGGCACTGGCAAAGGTGCAACTCACGGCGTTCTCATTAAGAACGCTGAAGCACTTGAGGCCATGGAGAAGATCACGACTTTGATCGTTGATAAAACGGGAACGCTCACGGTCGGAAAACCGAAGTTAGCAGTCGTGAAGGCATTGCCTGGGTATAGCGATGACGAAGTCCTTTTGCTTGCAGCCTCGCTCGAAAAAGTGAGCGAGCATCCTCTCGCAGAGGCAATCGTATCAGGTGCTAAAGAGCGTGGATTGGCACTTCGAGATGCAAGAGACTTCGAGTCGCTGACGGGTCGTGGGCTAAAGGGGAATGTCGGACGTCGGGAAATATTGATCGGCAACAAGCGTTTGATGTCCGAATTCAAAATCGAAGCGCAAGAGCTCGTGCGCGCTGCTGAAGATCTTCAGAAAACCGGCCACGGAGCCATGCTCATCGCGATCGATCAGAAGCCAGCGGGTGTAATTGCGGTGAAAGACCCGATCAAGGAGACCACCAAACAAGCAATCTCCTATTTTCATTCCAAGAAGATTGAAGTCATTATGCTCACTGGTGATAGCCGGTACACGGCTGAGGCCGTCGCGAAAGAGATTGGTATCGACAGCTTTGAAGCTGAGGTGCTGCCCGAGCAGAAAAATGCCGTCGTAAGTAAGCTACAAGCCGAGGGAAAGCGCGTCGCGATGGCCGGTGACGGCATCAACGATGCGCCAGCCTTGGCGCAAGCCAATGTCGGAATCGCCATGGGGACCGGAACGGATGTCGCAATGGAGTCTGCAAGTGTCACTCTTGTCAAAGGAGACCTTCTCGGCATTGTTCGGGCTCACCGCTTAAGCCAAGAAACGATGAAGAACATCCGTCAGAATTTGTTCTTTGCTTTCATTTACAACGTCCTTGGCGTTCCCTTAGCGGCGGGCCTACTCTATCCGTCTTTCGGAATTCTCTTAAGCCCCATGTTCGCAAGCCTTGCGATGAGTCTCAGTTCGGTTTCGGTGATCGGGAACGCCCTGAGGCTTAGACGTGCGAGCCTCGATTGA
- a CDS encoding efflux RND transporter permease subunit, which translates to MINRIIHFSVYHRGVVLFVTALLAGLGWFSFSHLSIDAVPDITDTQVQVFTTIGGLSAEEVERSVTFPVENAMAGIAGVRQVRSLSRFGLSVVNVVFHDGADIYRARQMVSERLQGITNELPKSVHPKLGPISTGLGEVFFYSIESKKVETGEKRLAQLMEERAIQEWYVKPRLLTVPGVAEVNTIGGFEKQFHVQPDPVKLACYGISFHEVVEALNATNQNVGGGYIQQTSEQFLVQGSGLLADAEEIENTPIKNLDALKTILVKDVAKVALASELRTGAAVVGADEAVLGTVLMLMGENSRDVSTRVAARLEEVRKGLPEGMELRVLYDRSELVNKTLGTIEHNLLFGASLVILVLLFLLGNIRAAVITAFVIPLSLLITFIAMKYFGISGNLLSLGALDFGIIVDGAVIVLDHCVRKIHDKVKALKRSLSKSEVQSTVYEATVEIRTAAGFGELIVVVVFLPVLALAGIEGKMFKPMAATFAIAVFSALVLSFSTVPALASLWLGGNAKEKDPWLMRQAERLYRPVLDFFIRQRALTLGIGILSIVLAGVIFSTLGGEFVPQMDEASRTIQFVRPVNIGLDKSIALQEKSQKIIQEFPQVETVFSRIGTGEVATDPMGVNLSDTFIMFKDRTLWPKEKGSPRTWAEVTEQIVGRLEKELPGQRVLVSQPIQMRFNELLEGTRADVSVKVFGEDMEKLTELTQKMAEVIQKVPGAGDVEAEIQGTSPILKVTPDTALLANLGVPKREVLETVQIALGGEEAGFLFDGVRRYPIVVRLNESDRSDLDKLRTLPVEIGDRSTIPLRQAASIQFDETFGVINREQSKRRAAVMINPRGVDTETFVKNAQALVEKEVVLPSGYYAEWGGNFQNLQEARTRLMIFAPIALLLVLAMVYWAFGSVAQTILVFVGVPLALVGGVLGLKLNGLPFSISAGIGFIALSGISVLNGVVLVNCFNDLQRQGLSGIELIRKGTLLRIRPVLMTALVAIFGFIPMMISTGIGAEVQRPLASVVIGGLFSATILTLVVLPVLYVMSERYMNSEVV; encoded by the coding sequence ATGATAAATCGAATCATTCACTTTTCGGTCTATCATCGAGGTGTGGTGCTCTTCGTGACCGCGCTTCTCGCTGGACTCGGTTGGTTCAGTTTTAGCCACCTTTCCATTGATGCCGTTCCAGACATTACAGACACGCAAGTTCAGGTCTTTACGACAATCGGCGGACTTTCTGCGGAAGAGGTCGAGCGAAGCGTTACTTTTCCAGTTGAAAACGCGATGGCTGGAATTGCGGGAGTTCGGCAGGTTCGCTCTTTAAGTCGCTTTGGCCTCTCCGTGGTCAACGTCGTCTTCCATGATGGCGCGGACATCTATCGCGCCAGGCAAATGGTCTCTGAACGCCTCCAGGGCATTACAAACGAACTGCCAAAGTCCGTTCATCCCAAACTTGGCCCGATCAGCACTGGCCTTGGGGAGGTTTTTTTCTACTCGATCGAATCCAAGAAAGTCGAGACTGGCGAAAAGCGTTTAGCGCAACTGATGGAAGAGAGAGCGATCCAAGAGTGGTACGTCAAACCAAGGCTTCTCACAGTTCCGGGCGTGGCCGAAGTCAATACGATCGGCGGTTTTGAAAAGCAGTTTCACGTTCAGCCCGATCCGGTAAAGCTCGCCTGTTATGGCATCAGCTTCCATGAAGTCGTCGAAGCTCTCAATGCCACTAATCAGAACGTCGGCGGTGGCTACATCCAACAAACCAGCGAGCAGTTCTTAGTGCAAGGAAGCGGGCTTCTTGCTGATGCGGAGGAGATTGAAAATACCCCCATCAAAAACCTAGACGCGCTTAAGACGATTCTCGTTAAAGATGTGGCTAAGGTTGCCCTTGCGTCGGAATTGAGAACCGGAGCCGCCGTCGTCGGCGCTGACGAGGCGGTACTCGGAACCGTTTTGATGTTGATGGGAGAAAACAGCCGGGATGTCTCCACTCGCGTTGCTGCTCGTTTAGAGGAAGTCAGAAAAGGTCTGCCGGAAGGCATGGAGCTGCGGGTTCTTTACGATCGCTCCGAGCTTGTGAATAAGACCCTTGGAACGATTGAGCACAACCTTCTCTTCGGTGCGAGCCTTGTCATCCTGGTCCTCTTGTTTCTTCTGGGCAACATTCGCGCTGCGGTGATTACCGCTTTCGTCATCCCGCTATCTCTTCTCATCACGTTCATTGCCATGAAGTATTTTGGCATTTCTGGGAATCTTTTGAGCCTCGGGGCTTTGGATTTCGGGATTATTGTCGATGGCGCCGTGATCGTTCTCGACCACTGCGTGCGTAAGATTCACGACAAGGTAAAAGCCTTAAAACGCAGCCTGAGCAAGAGTGAGGTTCAATCCACCGTCTACGAGGCCACCGTCGAAATTCGGACGGCCGCAGGTTTTGGAGAGCTTATTGTGGTAGTGGTTTTCCTTCCAGTTCTGGCCCTGGCCGGAATTGAAGGGAAAATGTTCAAGCCAATGGCCGCGACTTTTGCCATTGCCGTGTTTTCCGCTCTTGTTCTCTCATTCTCTACCGTTCCCGCGCTCGCAAGCCTTTGGCTGGGAGGAAACGCGAAAGAAAAAGATCCGTGGCTGATGAGGCAAGCCGAACGGCTTTACCGTCCGGTCTTGGATTTTTTCATTAGGCAGCGCGCTCTCACTCTTGGCATTGGCATTTTGTCGATCGTCTTGGCGGGCGTGATCTTTTCGACTCTCGGTGGAGAGTTCGTGCCGCAAATGGACGAAGCCTCCCGAACTATTCAGTTCGTCAGACCCGTGAATATCGGCCTTGATAAATCCATTGCGCTTCAGGAGAAGTCCCAAAAAATCATTCAAGAATTTCCCCAAGTGGAAACCGTTTTTAGTCGAATTGGAACAGGTGAAGTTGCAACTGATCCAATGGGCGTGAATCTTTCGGATACCTTTATCATGTTCAAGGATCGCACTCTTTGGCCGAAAGAAAAGGGATCACCGCGAACCTGGGCAGAAGTCACCGAGCAGATCGTAGGTCGTCTTGAAAAAGAGCTTCCAGGTCAGCGTGTTCTTGTAAGCCAGCCAATTCAGATGCGCTTCAACGAACTCCTCGAAGGAACGAGGGCTGATGTTTCCGTCAAAGTATTTGGTGAGGATATGGAAAAGCTCACCGAGCTGACGCAAAAAATGGCGGAGGTCATTCAAAAAGTTCCTGGCGCGGGTGACGTAGAGGCAGAAATACAAGGCACTTCGCCCATTCTGAAGGTCACACCCGATACGGCGCTGCTGGCAAATCTCGGCGTACCGAAACGCGAAGTATTAGAGACGGTGCAGATCGCTCTCGGGGGTGAGGAAGCGGGATTTCTGTTCGACGGCGTGAGGCGCTATCCCATCGTTGTACGCCTCAACGAGAGTGATCGCTCCGATCTAGATAAACTCAGGACTCTTCCCGTAGAAATTGGAGATCGCTCGACGATTCCACTTCGTCAGGCGGCGTCCATTCAGTTTGATGAAACATTTGGCGTAATCAATCGTGAGCAGTCAAAGCGTCGTGCGGCGGTGATGATAAATCCGAGAGGCGTTGATACTGAAACATTCGTCAAAAATGCCCAAGCCCTTGTCGAAAAGGAAGTTGTTCTCCCGTCTGGCTACTATGCGGAATGGGGTGGAAATTTCCAGAACCTCCAAGAAGCGCGAACTAGGCTTATGATCTTTGCACCGATCGCACTTTTGCTCGTGCTGGCTATGGTCTATTGGGCATTTGGAAGTGTGGCGCAGACGATCTTGGTTTTTGTTGGCGTCCCGCTTGCGCTCGTTGGTGGTGTGTTGGGCTTAAAGCTAAACGGCCTACCATTCAGCATCTCGGCAGGAATTGGCTTTATCGCGCTCTCGGGGATTTCCGTGCTAAACGGGGTTGTTCTCGTGAACTGCTTCAACGATCTACAACGCCAAGGCTTGAGTGGTATCGAGCTAATTCGGAAAGGAACGCTGCTTAGAATCAGGCCCGTTTTGATGACAGCCCTGGTTGCTATTTTCGGGTTTATTCCCATGATGATTTCGACCGGAATAGGAGCAGAAGTGCAGCGCCCTCTCGCAAGCGTTGTCATTGGCGGACTATTTTCAGCCACCATTCTGACGTTGGTGGTTTTGCCCGTACTCTATGTAATGAGCGAGCGCTACATGAATTCTGAAGTCGTTTAG